The sequence CAAATGTGACTCCCATCTACAATTACTAATCCATTGATGAAATTGCTCGCCGTACATTGAAATGTGCCTGTCAGTTTGTTACAATTTCACAATGTCAGTTGTGTCAATTTAATTACTATGGAAAAATCAGTAGTccttaaaaattgtttttaataagaataaaaagaaacacCGACAGATAAATTTCACTTAAGAAACGCCCGCGGCGACAGTCCGAGGAGGACAGAATTTACCCTAacgttattattgttttttattttagatttctcattcaaaaattaaatataccataccatttataaatatataccatcattattattttaaatcatagttTCGATGGCAGCGGGGTCGGTGCGCCgagattttaattatgttttaacttaaaaaatatgttatgagaGATTTTTGTGCCAGCAGGCCGGCAGCGACCCGCCGGCGCCCGTCGCGCACGACGCCTGCAGGTGCGTCTCATTCTAGATTAGATTAGATTGTAAGTTAAGAAGACGAAACATTGGTGAAAATCGTTCCCTAACCGCAGTCGGCTGGCGGAGAGCACGCCCGACCTCGTGCTCGACCTgcccgcgcgcgccgccgaCGCCGCCGATACCTTCGCGCACAACCGTGACACGCTCCGCAAGCGCCCCGCGCACCCCGCGCACCCCGCGCACCCCGCCGCGCACAGGTCTGGCTCGCCGCGCCGCCCCGGCCGACGTCGCTCGCGCTCTCTAACCGCCCGCTGCGCTCACAGACAGGCGTGCGCCGAGGGCGGGGAGGCGCGCGCGCCGGAGGGCGAGGCGAGCGGCGGCAGCCCCGTGCCGGCGCGCAACACCATGCGCGTGGCCGCCAAGTTCGCGGAGCTCACGCTGACGGGCGGCTCGCTGAAGCCGGCGCTGGCCGCCAAGCCGGCGCTGCTGCGGCGCCCCACCCCGCACCCCGCGCGCGCTCCCGCGCCGCCCGTCGTGCCGCCCGCGCCGCCAGTCGTGCAggcgcccgccgcgccggcGCCCGACGCCGCGCCGTGACCGCCGGCGCCGGCGCGCCGCGGGCTGCCCGCTTCCAACCGGTCCGACAGAGAGCGCCGCGGTGTCGTTTAGGTGTAAGTGCACGTATCCGTGACGACTCGATGCAGATgattctctctctctctctctctcgaGTGTAACATTGACAGCCAGCGTCGTGTCAGGAGCAAATCCTGATGCCGAGGAGTCGTCGACTGCTTCTGAGGCGCAGAGAGTGAATCATATGGGATATTGGGGAGCAATTTTTATACGATAATGTAATATTGACGAGTACTTTATTAACAAGTGCTCAtataagcatattatttttgtaagcgCCGCATCGGTCGGACGGCGGGTCGCGTGTAGCGACGGCCGCTGTCCGCACTACGCCTACAATAAACAGTATTATCTGATTTAGTCTTTTCATCTCTCACACTAATGTGCTGCTGCCGTCATCCCATATCCCCCCTTCCGTTTGATCCTCTTTCGTCGATATTTTACGACCCATCTACTTATTACTACTTTCCGGGTAAGTATGATATAACACTTAAATATTCGCCGGGTAACACATTTGATGTGTGTTGAAAGTTCCTCACTGAAGACAAGCAAGCTGAAGTACACTTATCGCCTGGGCCTAGAAGGATCCTGGCTTGGCTTCGAGTtggttgtatataaaaaaaatattgcataggttggcggacgagcatatgggccccctgatggtaagtggtcaccactgcccatagacaatattaGACATAtatgagtggtggtgaccaccaGGTACCCCataaggtatataaaaaaaaactgcatacATGTCGGTATACTTACAACTACAATGGTCATTACGATTAACAGCGTTCATTACGGCTAGTTCGGCCGTTTTCACAAGTTTTCTTAAAGGAACTGTAAGCCAAATACTTATTACTTAGATAAAGAAAAATACGGTttagtttcttattaataaaatcatttgaaaaatactaaataaaatcacTGATATTTGCcaattgtttgttaaaattataagtttttgaAAAACTTTACAATAGGCTACTTTcggttgttaaaaataaattatgaaatttgataaaaatttaaatatatgtagaaatatatatattgaatcatAAAAGCACATTATTGTTCTATTATATTTGTAGTCTGTATGTAACGTGACTGGAACACGAGGCGTTGTGTGTGTGACGTCATTAGGCaaaaactcatttaaatatCATCTCGCACTTTGATTAAAAACTTTTCTGGAGTTTGAATGTTAGTATTTTTACAAGAAGACACTGCAGACCAACGATAGCGATTGAGATTCATTATTTTCGCataaaacaccaaatatttatagccgTTAATGTTGAATGAGCGTCGGTCGTACGTACACAACAACAAacagtaacagcttgtaaatttcccactgctgggctaaggcctcctatccctttgagAAGACTAACCttcttattccaccacgctgctccaatgcgggttggtggatacacatgtggcagaatttcgttaaaattagacacatgcaggattccttacgatgttttccatcatcgccgagcacgagatgaattataaacataaataaagcacatgaagaTCCAGTGAATGATCGGTGATGGTTACGGTTGCAAACAAaggcactgggccatctcggcgctTTTCAAACGAGAATCACaattttgaaatactttttcaaacatagtagaatacccTATTCGCTGTGATTTGATCTTTGGTTTTACCCGTAAAATTAGTTGAAAGTTATTTCTGTAAACACTACAAAAACGAGCAGATTATGCTCTGTATAATGtattgatacaaaataaactcCTGTATaattattgagaaaaaaaaggaatgaaAACCAAGCTAAATGCACAATATTAAGCTTTAAACTTCATGTTATTTCTATAAATCTACATCGTTAAGCGaacaaatacttatatacttatgcAATTATTTCATTCCGCGCCGAGCAGTTTATATAcagtactagctgttacccgcggcgttgctcgcgtaaaatatgaatcaatatatatataaaactcttccgttactgagtgattgagtgactgacagacaacgcacaggctaaaccactggacctagagacttgaaatttggcacacgtgTACCTTGAGTATCCTGGAGATGCACTAAGAagagatttttcaaaattcccatGGGCTAGGGAATAAatggtatttatattttcgaaccaaagtagctctatctccgtaactataattattaggggtttcaagtttagcatgcaagtaggttataacaacaactaaaaactatttttaggatatttcggaattcccaagggataataaacgggaattgtatttttttcttgaaagtccgtCGTCTTGGAAACtggaaatttggcatgaagatagttattatagcacaataaactaaaaaaaactgaaaatcatgatttttttatttttatttgtttataaaaataaccaatataaattgatcccacactgcgtacattttgcttaggagcagggctctgcttacattggaaaatttaaaaaacttgaaaaaagggaaatatcttcaagcatcgttcccttttgaaaaaaaacataatgagaGAAGAGTCTTCCTCTGACGGAAGATAAATGAAGATTCCACTGATGtatccaaataaaaatgttaaatatttgcttTCAATGATTGTTTTCTTACACGCaatgttgtttaataatataagtaacataTAAAAGCAACACAAAATCTGTAACAGAAaggaagataatttatattggtatatacttatatatcaaaaatagaaAACGAATTGTTTTAATCCTCGTGGATACTTATTCGTTGTTCTCCAGTAggattctgtaaaaaaaatcacttcgtaCCTCATTCGTAAAGTATTGACAACCAACTTACAgtaatacgccattttgataagtGTATCCCGCAAAGTTTATGATTATAGTTAATGTTATATATCACATGTTGATATTTCGAGCTCCGCGGTCAGTTCCGAGTTTCTTATTACAGAAAAGCTTTATTCCATGGaaactttgaattatttaacttaaaaaggAACTCAAACAGAAGTATTTAcacatgaaattattaaaaaatacaacattttaaagACAATGTTTCTAGATTCAAgctctataatatataacgataaaaattatatcaattaaaaataatcttaattttttttaaatactcacTCTCACTTTAGTTATAGCCAAAAGTTGTTTATAGTTCTTTATAGAACTGTTTCTTCCAAATGCCAacatataaattagtatttcaCGCAGATAATATTGCTACctgagttaaaaaaatatttgttccgCGATCAGTCacacaaacacaaaaaaatgaaTTCGTCACTTATGTGTATTATGTATCTCTATGAAACCACTCGACTCGATTTATTCGATTCGTTgtctatttcattaatattccgTGCATTACGTTCATCTGAATTATAACCTATATAGGTCTTATTCATAACGATGTACTAACACTAGATGAAACTTCAGATGCTATTTTTTCACAACGATTGAAACAAGTGAGTGCGTGTGAGTGAGTGAATAGATGTGAGATCCCTAATACTTGATTCTTTTGTCCACTAAAATGATAATTGGATAAATTCTCGAGATATTTGTGCGTTGCCGTGGAATACGTCTGGACTAAAGAAatgattaaatgtatattataataagttttatatatttattgtcaacACATGGACATACACTTactaaatttatgtattaaattcgtaaatattataaagagtttgTATAAGAATACGTGTTTGAACTTACGGAATTAACCAAATTAACCACTTGTCTCTACGAAGGTTCTCTCTTCGCGATTCGGGTTTGCTAGGCGTGTGCTTGCAAATTATGGTAATTACATTTTCTCTGATTCTAACATTCGTAAATCAaataacttacattttattGCCTTAAAGTcagtttaaaacaattaataaagttattttgaatcatttcaatactaataaattaacataaatgcCATCTATTTTTTTCGCTTGGAACTGTCACTTCGGTACCTAATGCTTTGTTAAAATAGAGGGCcctcaaatttaaaataaattatactaatatccGAAATCAGTACCATTGTTGTTAACTGACGTAAATTATAAcaagtaatatttacatacttcaataactgttataaaataataaaattaaatagtattttaaaactaaactctagtaataaatactatagtaatattataaaatcattcagTTTCATTTTAACGCCCTCTTCGTCACTAGTGTTAGTGACGATTCGTTTACTTTTAGCGACGTTCAGAGTTACCTTGACTAATAAACAGGTACTAAAAGTTACATTCGTCAACCAGTAGATGGCATTTTGTAAATGCGTGGTCTAAGTCTGTACATGTGAAGattacatacaaacaataagtaataattttatagaatataatttaaacgataTGGATGCATGTATTTCTActaataatacatgcataacTAAATACCTAATGCCTAATAATTTTGCAACCCTTGACCATGGTCCATGTCCTGAATCTATTTACGGCCATGCAACCTGAGGATGGAGATTGAGATCGTACGTTCTTGCGAGGAAAGGTATTCCCATCGTCCATCCGCCCATCGCTATTCGGTCAGGCTGTAAAGATCAATTGTGCCAACAGGAAAAAATACTTCCTCCACACAACCTAGGTATAAAAGATGGATGATTGTCATTCATCGATTCTGTTGTACCTATCTGTATTCGAGAATTCGAGAATAAAAATTGGTGGTATTTTTCTGACCATTTACAGTCAGGCCGGCCTTTCCcaactgtatgtatatattcgaGAGTTCAAGACAAGTGTCTTTCTTAGAAGTAATAGCTGCCTACGAAACTTCTAGAGCTGCTGAGTATGCCTAGAGACGAATTGGATTACATATTAGCGGACAAATAATTCACTATAATCAGTTTTACGTATCCTAAAGTAGATTCGTAGTCGTTAATATCAATAACTGAGGTATATAAATGAAACTGCATCATAGTATGGTACAGAAGGTTTATTGTTGTCGGCGGAAAAGGTTGCATGACTAATAGCGGAGGCAGTGATCGTGATGCAGAGCGTGGTGCAGTGGCGGAGGAGCGGCGTTCTCCTTGTCGCGGGCGTAGTGCGGCGCGGCGCCGAACTCGGCCGGTAGCGGCGGCGGCTCGTACTCGTCACCCGACCCGTCCGAAGCCTCCAGGTAACCAAAGAGTCGCGCTGCGCCCGCCGCCCTGCTCTCGCGCCGCCGCACGCCGCCCACGGCCGCGCCCGCCCCGCCGCCCGCCCCTCCCGCGCCCGCCACCGCGCCCGCCCCGCCTGCGCCGCTCGCGGTCGCGGCGCTCACCGCCTGCGCGCCCGACCCCTGCACTGCACCCGTCGCTACCACGGCGCCTCCCGGTGCAGCTTGTGGCGCACTTGCGAACCCTCCGCGATTCACTCCCGATGGAACTTTTAAGTTGCGACTCTCGATGTGGCTGTGGAAAATAGTATTAACCTTGTAATTAGAGCGTTTCTTGACATATTCTCGAGAAATTTAGAACTTTCACTCACTGGGCGTCGCGTAGATGAAGCGCTAGTTGTTGTTGATCGTCCGCTAGGAAGGGACACTTGGCGCAGGCCTTTTTGTTGTGCACCTTGTGCACGTGCGTGGCGAGCCGCTCGGCGCGCGCAGCTTTATACTCGCACAGAGCGCACGCGAACGGTTTCAAGTGAGTGTTGAGATGCCGTTTCAGACACCAGTTATCTACGCCGGACCACGCGCAGTAACAGCAAGCGTAACGGCGCTCCCCCTgctcgatttttaaaataatcatagttCAAAGTAAATGTCAAATGCAGTGCTATGATCAAAATGTCTCTGTCTGATAAAAAGTAGTAATTATAGGTGATGATATCTAGATTAAAAAATCCTACCTTACGTCGTACCGGACTCGATGCACTAGGCTTGTGGGTTGCGGAGGCCGGCGTGTCGGTCTTGACGAGGGGCGCGCGCTCCAGTTTGACGGGCGCGGCGCGGCATTCGGCGGGGGGTGCGGGCGGCAGAGTGGGCAGCGCCGTGTCAGTGGCCTTGGTCGCAGTCGCCACGGCGCCGCCACCGCCCTGTGCGCCGCAGTACAGTGTCGCTCCTGCTCCGTTAGTTGAACTCTTCACGCTGGTGCGCCGGATACGATTCAAGTCGTAGGGCTGGTCCCGGTGCATGCGCAGGAAGTGCTTCTTAACGTGATCTGCTCTATTGAATTGCTTCTGGCATAGGTAGCAGTGGAAGGGTTTCTCGTCCCGGTGAATATTTTCATGGCGCGTGAATAAGTCGCGCCGGTCGGTCGCGTAGGGACAGGCGGCGCACGCGTAACGCTTCCCGCCCTCGCCACCACTCTCGGATTGCGGCGCGGTCGTCTCCCCTACGACGGTACTCGCAACAACGGTGCTGGCGCTCGTTCGTCTTTCGGTGCGTGCGGTCTCGAcctgttataattttttcaatgaaataacaTCAGGCAAAACTTAATGTGTGCAGGATAAAGATTTATGAACGACGATTTAGCCATATTCTTAAACTAAGTTCCTAGCTGTGCCTAAGGTCACAATTCACCTTAGTTTTGAGTCGCTGGAGGTAACGTGTGAGGTCGTCGAGGGCAGGGTTGTCACGCAGGAGGTGGTCGGCGGCGGCCGGGTCGGAGTGGTGGTCGCGGGCGAGGTGCTGTCGCACGGCGCGCGCCCACCCGCTCGCGAACCCGCACCCGGCCAGCGGACACTGGAAGGCGCGCGCCTGAGAATGCGTACCGAGCCAGTGCTCTGCCACGCGGGCGAGGAACCCGACGCACTCGCAGTCCGCGCACTTGAACAGGCGCTGTGCGGGGTTGTAGGCGGCGACACGCGAGTGCGCCCACGCCAGCGGCTCCTCCGCCGCCGTCCACCGGTCCTCCGCCGTCGGGTCCGTGCGGGGTGTGAAGTTAGCCTGACGTTAGcaaatgacatatttataaaaattgttgcgGTGGTTCATATTAATCTTAAACTTAAATGTTTCAAGTCTAACTAATTGAAAGATTGAAGATTTTTCTTCGGCTGTTAATAAAGTAATTCaaaaggattattttttattttatttcatgacgTAGAAACCTGTAAAATTCCCGGAGGAGGGAAGCCGTTCTGCATGAGTGCAGCGAGACCCCACGCAGTGATGTGTTCCTCGGGGCGCAGCTCGTCATCCTGTAGATCGCGCTCCGCCGCAGGGAATTCCACACCCACGACACCACCCACGCCCACTCCCACGCCCACGCCTACGGTGGCCTCCTCGCCGTATAGCTTTTTTGTTATCTCTTTAAACATATCCTCGCAGTCCATCGTTAGGGAAGCTACGCTGCCCACTCCCGCGCTTCCCTCCATCGTCGGTGCTACCGACTAGAGCTCTGCAAATTTAtgcttttaataatactattagaTTGCAAATTGTTCATGATTTTATGAAGAtacttataaagttttttaatgtataattccTGCGGTAATAGcgatatattttggtatataacctataattaattaattagtacgTAGGTATTTTTAACTTTAGAATACATTTGATGTTATTGCTTCTTGAAAAAAGTTTGGTAGATACTGTTACATTTGTTACTGGTGGTActgttataaagttatatttttgacatgaAAGCGCAGAGCaatgaatcataatttttttttaatcagaattTGTTTCACGAGGTGCGAAACGCTACGTTTTGTCTGTTAATGTTTACGTGAATGGATATTTGAAAGCAATAATAAAGGGAACATCATAGTGGTTTCCGAGAGAGATATGATCGCTAGTGGGTATAGACGAGATCGGGCTACCCCCTCCGCCCCGCGGGTGCACCACCTCGCGCGATCGCCCTGCGTGTGGGCCTGCAGAAGGCGTGCGACGCGCGGCAGCGTTTGCAGCTGCACGAGCCGGGAGGTGCAGCCGCGGGGGCGGGCGCGGCGTACCTTCTGCTCGCGGCTCGAGGCAGGGGCTGCGGCTGCGGGCCCGTGGCGCTGCCGGCCGCGTCGCGGGTGCGCGCCTACTAGCGCCCGCCGCCACCGCGCGGGGCGGCGATCGATGTGGGGAGTCGCCCCCGCGCTGCGCCGACCGCCTCGCCCGCCGCCCGCCGGAGCCGATCGATACGCAGGCGCTCGCCGCGGTCGACGCGCTGAACTCTGCGCTCAGCGCGCCGGCTCGCACTTACCGATGTATCGATCTTCGTCGCGCGCCGCCTGCCAGTGTGCACTTCCAGCCTCGGATGAGCCGGCGGTCAAGCTTTCGCTACGGAGTGGCGGAGCGAACTAAGCGCTCAGTATCAGTCCGGTGGAGTCGTAATGACGTTCACTACGGTAATGTTCCAAACTGTTCACTTCTTCCCACTTTAATCTGATTTCTTTATGTAGTGTGTTGATAGTTCATAAAAACTTATCTATAGTTTAAGTTCGGATcaggttatattatatacgtatgcatatatgtatgtacgcacATTTCTCTTTTATTAGATGAACTTGGCTGAATTAACACTAATAAGATGTAGCTACCTATTCCGCTTTACGGGCCACCATGATTGTTCTACGACATTCATTCTTTCTTCGCAGTCAACGAGAGGGGCTTTAAGCTAtagtatagtattaaaaaatcccattaaaacataaatgtgaaatgagaCCTTAGGCGACAATATATTCTCTCAAGTTATAaacagaaatgatattttatgtagttataaataaatttcaggactgACCATtaaacttggcacccatttagatctcacttcttttctttttcgttgaagtcaacaaccaaggcctatatcataatattgaacttgACTCTCATTTCACATTAATGTTTTGATGGGATATCATTactttttgtacataaattattagtaagtacttatttataacaaaattaataccaaatggtttttgttaaaatattttattttcctacGGTTACGGggtataattgtcttttttgtgTTCCATACTCGCCAACGTTGCAGTATTAAACtggttacatatattttgagtGGGAAATAAACATAAGATATTTTTAGCGGTTAATTTGAGGAGTCGGTTAGATAAAGTACAACTGTCTTGCCTTTTTACTATACCCATTCTTAAACGATTCAACATTTCGCCCCACCCCGCTGCTCCGGCGTCGCATCGCGCGCCGTGTACCGAAATgcctattatttaattatgtatgatAATAATGATCTTACTCTAATGATGTGCGCTAAATATTGaagcaataattaatactaaatccCAGTTATTAGCGTTTGTATTCACCTGATTATCTATCTGCATGCCAAATTTGtactttctaggtcacctggaacTGGGTTagagttttgatctataggtcagtcagtgataaaaattacgatttatggtcgttaatatataaataaccgtttgagatgtgttaatgaaatttgaagcacatatgtatctcgcgagtctcaatatatgagacaaatttgacacgtttatgtgaaatagttttgagttatgagggggtcaaaagtggctccaaatggttcgtgtaatattacagttcgtgtaatattacacacggtgctgctcgccagttcttttACTTGAATTTGGCTTGACACGCTACGTTATTTATACTTGAATATGCAGTGCCTTTTGGAGGGGGTTTTAGTATGTTATATtgtttgtaacaaataaatgtattattacatttattacattatttatagtcTGGCAAGAGTCCACTTGATGGGAAATGGGTAATACCGCCCATCGACACTAACCCCCTACATCTACATCGTCTATTTTCCATCAACCTTGAGAATGAAAGTGCGATGTCACtcgtgcctgaagttacactggttcgctcacatttcaaaccggaacacaacaaaacaaatCATGCTTTTTAGCgagcattttataaaaacatctaaTCTAAGCCAGTAGTATTCGATGTGTATTTCAAATCAATGAGTTTGAAGGATCTACATTAGTAAATTGTACTAATTAAGTATATGAGacagacaaatatatttattactgattttattattgttctgaattattgtatttttgctGACTCTGGAGGAAACTTGTGCAAGCATTTTAAGATTCAACTATATTTAATCAGAGAGTGGATAGCTTATTTCGATTAGGC comes from Vanessa tameamea isolate UH-Manoa-2023 chromosome 15, ilVanTame1 primary haplotype, whole genome shotgun sequence and encodes:
- the Chn gene encoding protein charlatan, with product MEGSAGVGSVASLTMDCEDMFKEITKKLYGEEATVGVGVGVGVGGVVGVEFPAAERDLQDDELRPEEHITAWGLAALMQNGFPPPGILQANFTPRTDPTAEDRWTAAEEPLAWAHSRVAAYNPAQRLFKCADCECVGFLARVAEHWLGTHSQARAFQCPLAGCGFASGWARAVRQHLARDHHSDPAAADHLLRDNPALDDLTRYLQRLKTKVETARTERRTSASTVVASTVVGETTAPQSESGGEGGKRYACAACPYATDRRDLFTRHENIHRDEKPFHCYLCQKQFNRADHVKKHFLRMHRDQPYDLNRIRRTSVKSSTNGAGATLYCGAQGGGGAVATATKATDTALPTLPPAPPAECRAAPVKLERAPLVKTDTPASATHKPSASSPVRRKGERRYACCYCAWSGVDNWCLKRHLNTHLKPFACALCEYKAARAERLATHVHKVHNKKACAKCPFLADDQQQLALHLRDAHHIESRNLKVPSGVNRGGFASAPQAAPGGAVVATGAVQGSGAQAVSAATASGAGGAGAVAGAGGAGGGAGAAVGGVRRRESRAAGAARLFGYLEASDGSGDEYEPPPLPAEFGAAPHYARDKENAAPPPLHHALHHDHCLRY
- the LOC135193670 gene encoding uncharacterized protein LOC135193670, whose amino-acid sequence is MAETPTDKFHLRNARGDSPRRTEFTLTRLAESTPDLVLDLPARAADAADTFAHNRDTLRKRPAHPAHPAHPAAHRQACAEGGEARAPEGEASGGSPVPARNTMRVAAKFAELTLTGGSLKPALAAKPALLRRPTPHPARAPAPPVVPPAPPVVQAPAAPAPDAAP